A single genomic interval of Pomacea canaliculata isolate SZHN2017 linkage group LG5, ASM307304v1, whole genome shotgun sequence harbors:
- the LOC112564142 gene encoding 3-keto-steroid reductase-like isoform X1, translated as MAPVAVVTGANAGIGLAVCEQLLGIQPTLTLCLACRNEERAKQAKVHLLSLYPAAVIDIVILDTSSINSVLEAAKSLREKYGHINYLYLNAGIMETGGVHWNKIFSEIFSKRCAYALTTGEGLIVQKNSLTKDGLMKVFATNVFGHYVLLKELETCLGFESKTNQGLASQVIWTSSSNAQEQNFSLEDIQHEKGDEPYSSSKYATDMLSFALNQTLNKKGIYSHSTCPGLVVTNMTTGILPAWFWFLILPFILLMRLFIPSMTNSPAKGAKALVWLSQQRPETLDPATKYLSQCTITGKPYVATEKLKVKMDDSLNLLNQLEELRQVSLNRHVDSR; from the exons TGGTATAGGATTGGCTGTATGTGAGCAACTGCTTGGTATTCAGCCAACACTGACTCTTTGCTTAGCCTGTCGAAATGAAGAGCGTGCTAAGCAAGCAAAGGTGCATCTCCTGTCTCTGTATCCTGCTGCAGTCATTGACATTGTCATTCTTGACACCTCCAGCATCAACTCAGTTCTTGAAGCTGCAAAATCCCTTAGAGAAAA GTATGGACACATTAATTACTTGTATCTCAATGCTGGTATAATGGAGACTGGTGGTGTGCATTGGAACaaaattttttctgaaatattcagCAA ACGGTGTGCATATGCATTGACGACTGGAGAAGGTCTCATTGTACAGAAGAACAGCTTGACGAAGGATGGCCTGATGAAAGTGTTTGCCACTAATGTCTTTGGACACTATGTCTTG CTGAAAGAGCTGGAGACATGCCTAGGCTTTGAATCAAAGACTAATCAAGGGCTAGCCTCCCAGGTTATATGGACATCATCTAGTAATGCACAAGAGCAAAATTTTTCCCTGGAAGATATACAACACGAAAAGGG CGATGAGCCATACAGCTCTTCAAAGTATGCCACAGACATGCTGAGCTTTGCTCTCAACCAGACTCTGAACAAAAAG GGAATCTACTCTCACAGCACTTGCCCAGGATTGGTTGTTACTAACATGACCACTGGCATTCTCCCTGCTTGGTTTTGGTTCCTCATTCTGCCGTTTATTTTGTTG atGAGGCTTTTTATTCCGAGCATGACTAACTCCCCAGCAAAAGGAGCAAAAGCATTG GTTTGGCTTTCTCAGCAGAGACCAGAAACACTGGACCCAGCGACAAAATATCTGTCACAGTGCACCATCACTGGTAAACCATACGTTGCTACTGAAAAG TTGAAGGTGAAAATGGATGACTCCCTGAACCTGCTGAATCAACTGGAAGAGCTGAGGCAGGTGTCTCTCAATCGCCACGTTGACAGTAGATAG
- the LOC112564142 gene encoding 3-keto-steroid reductase-like isoform X2 — protein MAPVAVVTGANAGIGLAVCEQLLGIQPTLTLCLACRNEERAKQAKVHLLSLYPAAVIDIVILDTSSINSVLEAAKSLREKYGHINYLYLNAGIMETGGVHWNKIFSEIFSKRCAYALTTGEGLIVQKNSLTKDGLMKVFATNVFGHYVLLKELETCLGFESKTNQGLASQVIWTSSSNAQEQNFSLEDIQHEKGDEPYSSSKYATDMLSFALNQTLNKKMRLFIPSMTNSPAKGAKALVWLSQQRPETLDPATKYLSQCTITGKPYVATEKLKVKMDDSLNLLNQLEELRQVSLNRHVDSR, from the exons TGGTATAGGATTGGCTGTATGTGAGCAACTGCTTGGTATTCAGCCAACACTGACTCTTTGCTTAGCCTGTCGAAATGAAGAGCGTGCTAAGCAAGCAAAGGTGCATCTCCTGTCTCTGTATCCTGCTGCAGTCATTGACATTGTCATTCTTGACACCTCCAGCATCAACTCAGTTCTTGAAGCTGCAAAATCCCTTAGAGAAAA GTATGGACACATTAATTACTTGTATCTCAATGCTGGTATAATGGAGACTGGTGGTGTGCATTGGAACaaaattttttctgaaatattcagCAA ACGGTGTGCATATGCATTGACGACTGGAGAAGGTCTCATTGTACAGAAGAACAGCTTGACGAAGGATGGCCTGATGAAAGTGTTTGCCACTAATGTCTTTGGACACTATGTCTTG CTGAAAGAGCTGGAGACATGCCTAGGCTTTGAATCAAAGACTAATCAAGGGCTAGCCTCCCAGGTTATATGGACATCATCTAGTAATGCACAAGAGCAAAATTTTTCCCTGGAAGATATACAACACGAAAAGGG CGATGAGCCATACAGCTCTTCAAAGTATGCCACAGACATGCTGAGCTTTGCTCTCAACCAGACTCTGAACAAAAAG atGAGGCTTTTTATTCCGAGCATGACTAACTCCCCAGCAAAAGGAGCAAAAGCATTG GTTTGGCTTTCTCAGCAGAGACCAGAAACACTGGACCCAGCGACAAAATATCTGTCACAGTGCACCATCACTGGTAAACCATACGTTGCTACTGAAAAG TTGAAGGTGAAAATGGATGACTCCCTGAACCTGCTGAATCAACTGGAAGAGCTGAGGCAGGTGTCTCTCAATCGCCACGTTGACAGTAGATAG